Proteins encoded together in one uncultured Fibrobacter sp. window:
- the metG gene encoding methionine--tRNA ligase: MKNFYVTTPIYYVNDAPHIGHSYTTVLADILTRFHKILGYQTFFLTGTDEHGQKVQRAAEKRGVTPQEHVDEYYHRFEDLWKKMGIGNDFFIRTTMPEHKAFVQECLQKLWDKGEIYSKEYEGWYSVGEERFFSEDELDENKCDPISHRPVEWLKEKNYFFKMGSYQQKLIDFLESHKDWIVPDYRWNEIRGFLRQPLNDLCISRPKARLSWGIPLPFDTDYVTYVWFDALLNYVSASTAFHKTYADGTPIWPATYHLIGKDILTTHSVYWPTMLMALDIPLPQHILAHGWWLVNGGEKMSKSAGNVVNPMDYMEKYGIDAFRYFLAREMVVGQDANFTHEAFVRRINSDLANDLGNVLNRVHRLVITNFEGKLPAATAIGDAENEVINLANKVIAEIKEGLPQARLSQSIETIMQLVRSINRYLEVKAPWKLAKDPAHKDELATVLYVSAEAVRLSLCLLWPVIPGKSEEGLAMIGSKFQSADDLAWGILKGGEAFGEGKPLFPRIEEEVKKQEAQPKPKQNKPLMAADVPAAMDMRVAQIKEVADHPDATSLYVLKVDAGEGELRTICSGLKNSYKAEELQDRKILLFANLKPSALRGIMSQGMLFAGDLDAEAHTCRLVSVPEDAKPGDRALFKGVSPSEPRELKVKDFEKIALSVKGGAVFCDALALEVNGKPVTCDVADGNGVH; the protein is encoded by the coding sequence ATGAAAAATTTTTACGTTACTACCCCGATTTATTATGTGAATGACGCCCCGCATATTGGGCATTCCTACACCACGGTCTTGGCCGATATTCTCACCCGTTTCCACAAGATTCTGGGCTACCAGACTTTCTTCTTGACCGGTACCGACGAACACGGCCAGAAGGTGCAGCGCGCCGCCGAAAAGCGCGGCGTGACCCCGCAGGAACACGTAGATGAATACTACCACCGTTTCGAAGACCTGTGGAAGAAGATGGGTATCGGCAACGACTTCTTTATCCGCACCACGATGCCCGAACACAAGGCTTTTGTGCAGGAATGCCTGCAGAAACTCTGGGACAAGGGTGAAATTTATTCGAAGGAATACGAAGGTTGGTACTCCGTCGGCGAAGAACGCTTCTTCAGCGAAGACGAACTCGACGAAAACAAGTGCGACCCCATCAGCCACCGCCCGGTGGAATGGCTCAAGGAAAAGAACTACTTCTTCAAGATGGGTTCTTACCAGCAGAAGCTCATCGACTTCTTGGAAAGCCACAAGGACTGGATTGTGCCGGACTACCGCTGGAACGAAATCCGCGGATTCCTGCGCCAGCCGCTGAATGACCTCTGCATCAGCCGCCCGAAGGCACGCCTTAGCTGGGGCATTCCGCTGCCCTTCGACACTGACTACGTGACCTACGTTTGGTTCGACGCTTTGCTCAACTACGTGAGCGCCTCCACCGCCTTCCACAAGACTTATGCCGACGGCACGCCGATCTGGCCTGCCACTTACCACCTCATCGGCAAGGACATTCTCACCACGCATAGCGTGTACTGGCCGACCATGCTCATGGCCCTCGACATCCCGCTTCCGCAGCACATCCTCGCCCACGGCTGGTGGCTCGTGAACGGCGGCGAAAAGATGAGCAAGTCCGCAGGCAACGTGGTGAACCCGATGGACTACATGGAAAAGTACGGCATCGACGCTTTCCGCTACTTCCTCGCTCGTGAAATGGTCGTCGGTCAGGATGCCAACTTCACTCACGAAGCATTCGTGCGCCGCATCAACAGCGACCTCGCTAACGACCTCGGTAACGTGCTGAACCGCGTGCACCGCCTGGTCATCACGAATTTCGAAGGCAAGCTCCCCGCCGCCACCGCAATCGGCGACGCCGAAAATGAAGTCATCAATCTTGCAAACAAGGTGATTGCCGAAATCAAGGAAGGCCTGCCGCAGGCTCGCCTCTCGCAGTCTATCGAAACCATCATGCAGCTCGTGCGTAGCATCAACCGCTACCTCGAAGTCAAGGCTCCGTGGAAGCTCGCGAAGGACCCCGCCCACAAAGACGAACTCGCAACGGTTCTTTACGTATCTGCAGAAGCCGTGCGTCTCTCGCTCTGCTTGCTGTGGCCGGTGATTCCGGGCAAGTCCGAGGAAGGCCTCGCCATGATCGGCTCCAAGTTCCAGAGTGCCGACGATCTCGCCTGGGGTATCCTCAAGGGTGGCGAAGCATTCGGCGAAGGCAAGCCGCTCTTCCCGCGTATTGAAGAAGAAGTCAAGAAGCAGGAAGCCCAACCGAAGCCCAAGCAGAACAAGCCCCTGATGGCTGCCGACGTGCCCGCCGCCATGGACATGCGCGTGGCCCAGATTAAGGAAGTGGCCGACCATCCGGATGCTACAAGCCTCTACGTGCTCAAGGTGGACGCCGGCGAAGGCGAACTCCGCACCATCTGCAGCGGCCTCAAGAACAGCTACAAGGCCGAAGAACTTCAGGACCGCAAGATTCTGTTGTTCGCAAACCTCAAGCCGAGCGCCCTGCGCGGTATCATGAGCCAGGGTATGCTCTTTGCAGGCGACCTCGACGCCGAAGCACACACCTGCCGCCTCGTCTCTGTGCCTGAAGACGCAAAGCCCGGTGACCGCGCCCTCTTCAAGGGTGTCTCCCCGAGCGAACCCCGCGAGCTCAAGGTGAAAGACTTCGAGAAGATTGCGCTCTCCGTGAAGGGAGGCGCCGTATTCTGCGACGCTCTCGCTCTTGAAGTGAACGGCAAGCCGGTGACTTGCGACGTCGCTGACGGCAATGGCGTGCATTAA
- a CDS encoding XRE family transcriptional regulator, which yields MARHGTPTPGQAILEGIEWLKMDKAEFARRIGVPMETLEGLIAGTVEVTRELAEALESVTGSPAAYWRMLASKAKRNA from the coding sequence ATGGCAAGGCATGGAACACCCACTCCGGGGCAGGCGATTTTAGAAGGCATTGAATGGCTCAAGATGGATAAGGCGGAATTTGCCCGCCGCATCGGTGTCCCGATGGAGACTCTCGAGGGCTTGATTGCGGGAACGGTTGAAGTTACCCGCGAACTTGCCGAAGCGCTTGAATCCGTGACGGGTAGCCCCGCTGCCTATTGGCGCATGCTCGCCAGCAAAGCCAAGAGGAATGCGTAA
- a CDS encoding TldD/PmbA family protein, with the protein MNITDAVSCMCDLAKGEAEQFDVIASNSHSEGLSVFQGQVQNTEISDSVGLGIRVIKDGRPGYAHTERLTKEAIAQTIKDAICHTQWTEKVDFELPAPAKIPEGNPNYNPALESLTLAELKDFCIELEKETFARSADIKNIPYLGADLNRDFSIVANHKGLFYTDKGNSVSVGAGAVAVRDGISKLGNFVKSERDWSKFTVAEIADKAANYATELFGAKKIEGGKIPVVFSERISGRFMSMYASPFIAESMQKGTSRLAGKEGQKIASEKLSLWSDPLGENFCHKMYFDSEGCLTRRVEVIKDGIFNEALYNLETAAKAGCATTGNGARDFGSKMSTAFWNMFVPAGEYSSADLLKLFPKCLLVVRLEGGSGCSSVSGELSIGAHGFWCENGVIQHPVDGVTLSGNYFDIIQNVVGVGNEYYNPFAGIKVPALAISELAVSC; encoded by the coding sequence ATGAATATTACCGACGCCGTTTCTTGTATGTGCGACCTCGCGAAGGGCGAGGCGGAACAGTTTGATGTAATTGCCTCGAATTCCCATTCCGAGGGCTTGTCTGTTTTTCAGGGCCAGGTGCAGAATACCGAAATTTCGGATTCCGTAGGGCTTGGCATTCGCGTGATTAAGGATGGACGTCCGGGGTATGCGCACACGGAACGCTTGACCAAGGAAGCGATTGCGCAGACCATCAAGGATGCCATTTGCCATACGCAGTGGACCGAGAAGGTTGACTTTGAATTGCCTGCTCCGGCAAAGATTCCTGAAGGCAATCCCAATTACAATCCGGCGCTGGAATCGCTTACGTTGGCAGAACTCAAGGACTTTTGCATCGAACTTGAAAAGGAAACGTTTGCACGTTCTGCCGACATCAAGAATATTCCGTACTTGGGTGCTGACCTGAACCGCGACTTTTCGATTGTCGCAAACCACAAGGGCCTTTTCTATACCGATAAGGGCAACTCGGTATCGGTGGGTGCAGGCGCAGTCGCTGTGCGCGATGGTATCAGCAAGCTCGGCAACTTTGTCAAAAGTGAACGCGACTGGAGCAAGTTCACCGTTGCTGAAATCGCTGACAAGGCTGCCAACTACGCAACGGAACTTTTCGGCGCCAAGAAAATCGAAGGCGGCAAGATTCCTGTCGTGTTCTCGGAACGAATTTCCGGCCGATTCATGAGTATGTACGCTTCACCGTTCATCGCTGAATCCATGCAGAAGGGAACTTCTCGCTTGGCCGGTAAAGAAGGCCAGAAGATAGCCTCCGAAAAGCTTTCTCTCTGGAGCGATCCGCTCGGTGAGAACTTCTGCCACAAGATGTACTTTGATTCCGAAGGCTGCTTGACTCGACGAGTCGAAGTCATTAAGGACGGCATCTTTAACGAAGCTCTCTACAATTTGGAAACCGCTGCGAAGGCTGGCTGTGCCACAACGGGCAACGGCGCCCGCGATTTCGGCTCCAAGATGTCTACGGCGTTCTGGAACATGTTCGTTCCGGCAGGGGAGTATTCTTCTGCGGATCTTCTGAAGCTTTTCCCCAAGTGCCTCTTGGTGGTGCGCCTCGAAGGCGGTTCCGGCTGTAGCTCCGTGAGTGGCGAACTCAGCATTGGTGCCCACGGTTTCTGGTGCGAAAACGGCGTGATTCAACACCCTGTCGATGGCGTGACCTTGTCGGGCAACTACTTCGACATCATCCAGAATGTGGTCGGAGTCGGCAACGAATATTACAATCCGTTTGCCGGGATCAAGGTCCCGGCGCTTGCCATCAGCGAGCTTGCGGTGAGTTGTTAA